Proteins from a single region of Palaemon carinicauda isolate YSFRI2023 chromosome 1, ASM3689809v2, whole genome shotgun sequence:
- the LOC137658558 gene encoding DNA replication licensing factor MCM4-like, with product MSSPGRRSARSTPSKRSDTSELQPLPPSSPGTELLPATSPAPVRLNPALHDIDLSSPLNYGTPSSVGSSLRTPRSGVRGTPIRHRSDIRSDRHMRQVNLSDPASEAIAEGAPATPGVPTPSVQTEAPQGPQLVIWGTDVVVSECKDRFKTFVLRFTDPDAAEDERVDGMNTSDPLYLQKLEEIHTLEEPFMNINCAHLHQYDSDLYRQLICYPQEVIPTFDMAINEMFFERYPDTILEHQIQVRPFNAEKTKNMRGLNPEDIDQLITIAGMVIRTSNIIPEMREAFFKCHVCSFTTTVEIERGRIAEPTLCTHCNTTHTFTLIHNRSQFSDKQMIKLQESPDDMPPGQTPHTVLVYAHNDLVDGVQPGDRVTVTGIYRATPLRVNPRMRNLKSVYKTHIDVIHFRKVDVKRLHGKEEGETPRFPPERIELLRELSRKPDVYERLARAIAPSIYENEDIKKGILLQLFGGTRKDFTNAGRGHFRSEVNILLCGDPGTSKSQLLQYVYNLVPRSQYTSGKGSSAVGLTAYVTKDPETRQLVLQTGALVLADNGICCIDEFDKMNDSTRSVLHEVMEQQTLSIAKAGIICQLNARTSVLAAANPVESQWNKNKTIIENIELPHTLLSRFDLIFLILDPQDELYDRRLARHLVSLYYRSEAASEEELLDMGILRDYVAYAREYVHPKLSDDASQRLISAYVDMRKVGSGRGQVTAYPRQLESLIRLAEAHAKVRLNHTVEVADVEEAWRLHREALKQSATDPLSGKIDVSILTTGLSSAARKRRVEVAQALKKLIQAKGKVATLNFQKVFQELKESSDLMITREMFEDGLRDLQDDEFLSVTGKSTIRVIH from the exons TGGTACTCCTATCCGCCATAGATCTGACATTCGTTCAGATCGTCACATGCGACAG GTCAATCTGTCTGACCCAGCCAGTGAGGCTATCGCAGAAGGTGCTCCAGCTACTCCAGGTGTCCCAACCCCATCAGTTCAAACTGAGGCACCCCAGGGACCCCAATTGGTTATTTGGGGAACGGATGTTGTTGTATCCGAGTGCAAAGATCGTTTCAAGACATTTGTTCTTCGTTTCACCGATCCCGATGCAGCTGAAGATGAGCGCGTTGATGGTATGAATACCAGTGATCCTCTGTACTTACAGAAACTAGAGGAG ATTCATACCCTGGAAGAACCATTTATGAACATCAATTGTGCTCACCTCCACCAATATGACTCGGATCTTTATCGTCAGCTCATCTGTTACCCGCAGGAA GTCATTCCAACTTTTGATATGGCAATCAATGAAATGTTCTTTGAACGTTATCCTGACACCATTCTTGAACATCAAATTCAAGTACGACCTTTTAATGCTGAGAAGACTAAGAATATGCGGGGTCTTAATCCTGAGG ATATTGATCAGCTCATCACCATTGCTGGTATGGTAATTCGTACTTCAAACATCATTCCGGAGATGAGGGAGGCCTTCTTCAAGTGCCACGTCTGTTCCTTCACGACGACAGTTGAAATCGAACGCGGCCGCATCGCCGAACCCACTTTGTGCACACACTGCAACACAACGCACACTTTCACTTTGATCCACAATCGATCTCAGTTCTCCGATAAACAGATGATCAAACTCCAGGAAAGTCCAG atgatatgCCACCTGGTCAGACTCCTCATACTGTTCTTGTATACGCTCACAATGATCTTGTCGACGGTGTGCAGCCCGGAGACAGAGTCACGGTCACAGGGATTTACAGAGCCACTCCACTCAGAGTGAATCCCAGAATGCGTAACCTCAAGAGTGTATACAAAACTCACATTGATGTCATCCACTTCAGGAAAGTTGATGTCAAGCGACTTCATGGAAAGGAAGAAGG AGAAACTCCACGGTTCCCGCCAGAACGAATTGAACTTTTGCGGGAGCTTTCACGTAAACCCGACGTGTACGAACGCCTTGCAAGGGCCATTGCTCCTTCAATTTATGAGAATGAAGATATTAAGAAGGGAATTCTCCTACAACTGTTTGGTGGTACTCGCAAAGATTTCACCAACGCTGGTCGAGGACATTTCAG ATCTGAAGTGAACATTTTGTTGTGTGGAGACCCTGGTACTTCTAAATCTCAGCTTCTGCAGTATGTATATAATTTGGTTCCAAGATCTCAATATACCAGTGGAAAGGGTTCATCTGCCGTTGGTCTAACTGCATACGTCACAAAGGATCCTGAAACTCGTCAGTTGGTGTTGCAAACTGGTGCTCTTGTCCTTGCTGATAATGGTATCTGCTGTATTGATGAATTTGATAAAATGAATGACTCCACAAG GTCAGTGTTGCATGAGGTCATGGAACAACAAACTTTAAGTATTGCCAAGGCTGGTATTATCTGTCAGTTGAATGCCCGGACATCTGTTCTTGCTGCTGCTAACCCCGTTGAATCGCAgtggaacaagaataaaactattATTGAAAACATTGAGCTACCACATACATTGTTGTCTCGTTTTGATCTGATCTTTTTGATATTAGATCCTCAAGATGAATTGTATGACCGTCGTCTTGCTCGTCATCTTGTCTCCCTGTATTATCGTTCAGAAGCAGCGAGTGAAGAAGAGTTACTAGACATGGGCATTCTCAGGGACTATGTCGCATATGCCAGAGAATACGTTCACCCAAAATTGTCCGATGATGCCTCACAACGCCTTATTTCAGCCTATGTGGACATGAGGAAAGTTGGTAGTGGTAGAGGACAGGTTACAGCCTACCCACGTCAACTTGAGTCTTTGATACGCCTTGCTGAAGCACACGCCAAAGTCCGTCTAAATCATACGGTTGAAGTTGCTGATGTAGAAGAGGCATGGAG ACTTCATCGAGAGGCCTTGAAGCAGTCTGCGACCGATCCCCTCTCTGGAAAGATTGACGTCAGCATTCTCACCACCGGTCTCAGTTCTGCCGCTCGGAAACGTCGCGTCGAAGTTGCGCAGGCCTTGAAGAAGCTCATTCAAGCCAAGGGCAAAGTTGCTACCTTGAACTTCCAGAAAGTATTCCAGGAACTTAAGGAATCTTCTGATTTA ATGATAACCCGTGAAATGTTTGAAGATGGGCTACGTGATTTGCAAGATGACGAATTCTTATCTGTGACCGGGAAGTCAACTATCCGTGTTATTCATTAA